One region of Oryza sativa Japonica Group chromosome 10, ASM3414082v1 genomic DNA includes:
- the LOC4349122 gene encoding pyridoxal reductase, chloroplastic: MALPVTTRAAPAMPFAPQPRTAGGGLLRRPSPPAAALRIAPPLFWPWQKVKVGPLSVSPMGFGTWAWGNQLLWGYQESMDTELQECFNLALKNGINLFDTADSYGTGRLNGQSERLLGKFIREYEGPMKSPDDVIIATKFAAYPWRLTSGQFVSACKSSLERLQLDRLGIGQLHWSTANYAPLQERALWDGLVEMYEKGLVRAVGVSNYGPKQLLKIHSHLSSRGVPLSSAQVQFSLLSMGDEQMELKTVCDSLGIRLIAYSPLGLGMLTGKYTTSNLPSGPRSVLFRQILPGLESLLTCLKRIAERKGKTMSQVAINWCICKGTIPIPGVKTVRHVEDNLGALGWRLSPAEVSELEAAAMESPKRMVQNIFQTA, translated from the exons ATGGCTCTGCCGGTGACCaccagggcggcgccggcgatgcccttcgcgccgcagccgcgcaccgccggcggcggcctcctccggcgaccgtcgccgcctgccgccgcgctgcGCATCGCGCCGCCCCTCTTCTGGCCGTGGCAGAAG GTGAAAGTCGGTCCCCTTTCTGTTTCGCCTATGGGATTTGGAACATGGGCTTGGGGGAACCAGCTACTTTGGGGATATCAAGAAAGCATGGATACTGAACTTCAGGAGTGTTTCAATTTGGCTCTGAAGAATGGCATAAACCTTTTTGACACTGCTGACTCTTATGGAACTGGAAGGTTGAATGGTCAGAGCGAAAGGCTCCTCGGTAAATTTATCCGCGAGTATGAAG GGCCGATGAAGTCCCCTGATGATGTGATCATTGCAACCAAGTTTGCAGCATATCCTTGGCGGCTAACATCAGGCCAATTTGTCAGCGCCTGCAA GTCTTCTTTGGAAAGATTGCAGCTTGATCGGCTCGGGATAGGACAGCTGCATTGGTCTACTGCTAACTATGCACCTCTGCAGGAGCGTGCTCTTTGGGATGGTCTAGTTGAGATGTATGAAAAG GGTTTGGTTCGTGCTGTCGGCGTCAGCAATTATGGGCCCAAGCAGCTTCTGAAGATCCACAGCCATCTATCATCTAGAGGTGTTCCATTGAGCTCAGCTCAG GTTCAGTTCTCACTACTGAGCATGGGGGATGAGCAGATGGAGCTGAAAACTGTGTGTGATTCTTTGGGCATTCGTCTGATTGCTTATAGTCCACTTGGATTAGGAATGCTGACAGGAAAGTATACTACTTCTAACCTTCCAAGTGGACCAAG GTCTGTGTTGTTCCGGCAAATTCTTCCTGGGTTGGAATCTCTGCTGACTTGTCTGAAAAGAATTGCAGAAAGGAAGGGGAAGACCATGTCTCAA GTGGCCATAAATTGGTGCATCTGCAAGGGCACAATTCCTATTCCAGGTGTCAAAACAGTCAGGCACGTCGAGGATAACTTGGGAGCACTGGGCTGGAGGCTTAGCCCTGCTGAAGTTTCAGAGCTCGAAGCTGCAGCAATGGAGTCTCCGAAGAGAATGGTCCAGAACATATTCCAAACTGCATga
- the LOC4349126 gene encoding rab GTPase-activating protein 22, which produces MWAWGLVERAAAGLLGPLGGAHGGGRWNTAVAVGVTAAAGLVLVVIVVSSRRGGLKSPWWRRRRKAALKPHEWVSLFTPEGKLKDGGVKLLKKVRSGGIEPSIRAQVWPFLLGVYSLGSSESERDAVKAQNRKGYLLLRNHCLRKSVYINEENKQSNEAAGAKHVECVSSEKGEDTVNPAGSEEVPDKSSVEEHLVGDDTVGPVVSEEVAEKSFVEDHLVSEEENPSANPGEEVQDDTSKTSPEKLTDGNHSSSSSSSEEESESSGLTHVETSHMVVASVQQSLTEDEQESIPRYSNTGGNMENDSELSKAARPVKSVRTIEDFETWQRIIRLDAVRANDEWVSYSPSQAVVSREKAIESAKAVCLKDYEHLEPHRIRHAARLVPILEAYAIYDPEIGYCQGMSDLLAPLLAVLEDDNEAFWCFAGFMRKARHNFRLDEVGIRRQLNMVARIIKYKDFHLYRHLEMLQAEDCFFVYRMVVVMFRRELTFEQTLCLWEVMWADQAANRAGIAKSSLGKLRLGAPPTDDLLLYAIAASVLQKRKLIIESYSSMDEIIRECNSMAGQLDIWKLLDDAHDLVTTLHGRIE; this is translated from the exons ATGTGGGCGTGGGGCCTCGtcgagcgcgccgccgcgggcctccTCGGCCCCCTCGGCGGAGCCCATGGCGGCGGCCGATGgaacaccgccgtcgccgtcggtgtcacggccgccgccggcctcgtgCTCGTCGTGATCGTTGTCTCCTCCCGCAG AGGTGGGCTCAAAtcgccgtggtggcggcggcggaggaaggccGCGCTTAAGCCCCATGAATGGGTCAGCTTGTTCACGCCGGAGGGGAAGCTTAAGGACGGCGGAGTGAAGCTTCTGAAGAAAGTTCGAAGCGGA GGGATTGAGCCAAGTATCAGAGCACAGGTCTGGCCATTCCTTCTGGGAGT TTACAGTCTTGGTAGTTCAGAATCTGAAAGAGACGCGGTTAAGGCACAGAACAG GAAAGGTTATCTGTTATTGAGGAACCATTGCCTGCGAAAATCTGTCTACATCAATGAAGAGAACAAACAATCAAATGAAGCCGCTGGAGCCAAACATGTGGAGTGTGTTAGTTCTGAAAAAGGCGAAGACACTGTCAATCCAGCTGGATCTGAAGAAGTACCTGATAAATCTAGTGTAGAAGAGCATCTTGTTGGCGATGACACTGTTGGTCCCGTTGTATCTGAAGAAGTGGCTGAAAAATCTTTTGTCGAAGATCATCTTGTTAGTGAGGAGGAAAATCCATCTGCCAATCCAGGAGAAGAAGTGCAGGATGACACATCTAAAACAAGCCCTGAGAAGCTGACAGATGGAAATCATTCTTCATCTAGTTCATCTAGTGAGGAAGAAAGTGAATCAAGTGGCCTGACTCATGTAGAAACATCTCATATGGTTGTCGCCTCAGTTCAGCAATCTTTAACTGAGGATGAACAAGAAAGTATCCCGAGATATTCCAACACAGGAGGAAACATGGAAAATGATAGCGAGTTATCTAAGGCTGCTCGTCCTGTGAAATCTGTACGCACAATTGAGGATTTTGAGACTTGGCAACGAATTATCCGCTTGGATGCAGTTCGTGCTAATGATGAATGGGTTTCTTACTCCCCATCTCAAGCTGTAGTTTCCAGGGAGAAGGCAATTGAATCTGCTAAAGCTGTTTGTCTGAAAGATTACGAACATTTGGAACCACATAGGATCCGTCATGCAGCACGCCTTGTTCCAATTCTTGAGGCTTATGCCATCTATGACCCAGAAATTGGATATTGCCAGGGCATGAGCGACCTTCTTGCACCTCTACTTGCCGTACTGGAAGATGACAATGAAGCCTTCTGGTGCTTTGCTGGTTTTATGAGGAAAGCCCGTCATAATTTCAGGCTTGATGAAGTGGGCATTCGCAGGCAACTGAACATGGTAGCCAGGATAATCAAATACAAGGACTTCCATCTTTACAGACATTTGGAGATGCTCCAAGCTGAGGACTGCTTCTTTGTTTACAGAATGGTGGTGGTCATGTTCCGAAGGGAGCTGACCTTTGAGCAGACCCTCTGTCTATGGGAGGTTATGTGGGCCGATCAGGCAGCAAACCGTGCTGGAATTGCAAAATCATCGTTGGGGAAACTGCGGTTAGGAGCCCCTCCAACTGATGACTTGCTACTATATGCAATTGCGGCCAGCGTGCTGCAGAAGAGGAAACTGATAATAGAGAGCTATAGCAGCATGGATGAGATCATAAGGGAGTGTAACAGCATGGCTGGGCAGCTGGACATTTGGAAGCTCCTGGACGATGCGCACGATCTAGTAACGACCCTTCACGGTAGGATTGAGTAG
- the LOC4349123 gene encoding methionine gamma-lyase, whose protein sequence is MAHVMAASELVTATIKRPFQNDDDNSSNGNGNADGKPKARRREADPAAALAAARHEFGEHGGVNMSIEASATFTVMEPDTMRRLFSGELGPERGDLYIYSRHFNPTVLALGRQMAALEGTEAAYCTASGMSAISSVLMQLVGAGGHVVASRCLYGGTHALLSRFLPRASGVRATFVDADDEAAVRAAVRPGETRVVYVETMSNPTLAVADIPMLARVAHDAGAKLVVDNTFTPMVVSPARLGADVVVHSVSKFISGGADIIAGAICGPASLVNAMMDLQEGALMLLGPTMNAKVAFELSERLPHLPLRMQEHSRRAAEYASRMRRLGLRVAYPGLPDHPHHARLLAIANPGYGAGGMLCVDMGTEDRANRLMHHLQNTTRFGLMAVSLGYYETLMSCSGSSTSSEMPPEDRARAGISPGLVRMSVGYNGTLEQRWAQFERALSLMQQQQQQHPDRDAAAKYCKV, encoded by the exons ATGGCCCACGTCATGGCCGCCTCCGAGCTCGTCACCGCCACCATCAAGCGCCCCTTCCAGAACGACGACGACAACAGCAGCAACGGCAACGGCAACGCCGACGGGAAGCCCAAGGCGCGGCGCCGGGAGGccgacccggcggcggcgctggccgcgGCGCGCCACGAGTTCGGCGAGCACGGCGGGGTGAACATGTCCATCGAGGCGTCGGCGACGTTCACGGTGATGGAGCCGGACACCATGCGCCGCCTCTTCTCCGGGGAGCTCGGCCCGGAGCGCGGCGACCTGTACATCTACAGCCGCCACTTCAACCCGACGGTGCTGGCGCTGGGGCGGCAGATGGCGGCGCTGGAGGGCACCGAGGCCGCGTACTGCACGGCGTCCGGGAtgtccgccatctcctccgtgCTGATGCAGCTCGTCGGCGCGGGGGGGCACGTGGTGGCGTCGCGGTGCCTGTACGGCGGCACGCACGCGCTGCTGTCCCGGTTCCTGCCGCGCGCGTCCGGGGTGCGCGCAACGTTCGTGGACGctgacgacgaggcggcggtgcgCGCCGCGGTGCGCCCGGGGGAGACGCGGGTGGTGTACGTGGAGACGATGTCGAACCCGACGCTGGCCGTGGCCGACATCCCGATGCTGGCCCGCGTCGCGCACGACGCCGGCGCCAAGCTGGTGGTGGACAACACGTTCACGCCCATGGTCGTCTCGCCGGCCCGCCTcggcgccgacgtcgtcgtccaCAGCGTCTCCAAGTTCatcagcggcggcgccgacatcaTCGCAG GGGCGATCTGTGGGCCGGCGAGCCTGGTGAACGCGATGATGGACCTGCAGGAGGGGGCCCTGATGCTGCTGGGCCCGACGATGAACGCCAAGGTGGCCTTCGAGCTCTCGGAGCGCCTCCCGCACCTCCCGCTCCGGATGCAGGAGCActcgcggcgcgccgccgagtACGCGTCCCGGAtgcgccgcctcggcctccgcGTCGCCTACCCGGGCCTCCCCGACCACCCGCACCACGCCCGCCTCCTCGCCATCGCCAACCCGGgctacggcgccggcggcatgcTCTGCGTCGACATGGGCACCGAGGACCGCGCCAACCGCCTCATGCACCACCTCCAGAACACCACCCGCTTCGGCCTCATGGCCGTCAGCCTCGGCTACTACGAGACCCTCATGTCGTGCTccggcagcagcaccagcagcgaGATGCCGCCCGAGGACCGCGCTCGCGCCGGCATCTCCCCCGGCCTCGTCCGCATGTCCGTCGGGTACAACGGCACGCTCGAGCAGCGGTGGGCGCAGTTCGAGCGCGCGCTCTCGctcatgcagcagcagcagcagcagcatcccgaccgcgacgccgccgccaagtACTGCAAGGTGTGA
- the LOC4349125 gene encoding uncharacterized protein, whose product MASVTTTVTTGTMAAAAAAEVGKEREGAEVVSGAVECFKQSMELMRALGFPEGMMPLRGLEECGLVRETGFVWMRQKAPYEHYFRGTGTRVRYDVEVTAFVEEGRMKRMTGVRSKQLMLWVPIVEMSLDGADRVYFKSNVGIGRSFPASAFADETAAAAAFLKEADAAAAAAEKEAAATATAVTANE is encoded by the coding sequence atggcgtccgtgacgacgacggtgacgacgggcacgatggcggcggcggcggcggcggaggttgggaaggagagggagggggcggagGTGGTGAGCGGGGCGGTGGAGTGCTTCAAGCAGTCGATGGAGCTGATGAGGGCGCTGGGTTTCCCGGAGGGGATGATGCCGCTGCGGGGGCTGGAGGAGTGCGGGCTGGTGCGGGAGACGGGGTTCGTGTGGATGCGGCAGAAGGCGCCGTACGAGCACTACTTCCGCGGCACGGGGACGCGGGTGCGGTACGACGTCGAGGTGACGGCGTTCGTGGAGGAAGGGAGGATGAAGCGGATGACCGGCGTGCGGAGCAAGCAGCTCATGCTCTGGGTCCCCATCGTCGAGATGAGCCTCGACGGCGCCGACCGCGTCTACTTCAAGTCCAACGTCGGCATCGGCCGCTCCTTCCCGGCCTCCGCCTTCGCCGacgagaccgccgccgccgccgccttcctcaaggaagccgacgccgccgccgccgccgccgagaaaGAAGCCGCCGCCACAGCCACCGCCGTCACGGCCAACGAGTGA
- the LOC4349127 gene encoding cytochrome b5 — protein sequence MAGEKKVFGFEEVAGHNVTKDCWLIIAGKVYDVTSFMDEHPGGDEVLLAVTGKDATNDFEDIGHSESAREMMEKYLIGEIDASTIPVKRTHVTPQQAPGNPDKGDDMLIKILQFLVPILILGLAFAIRQYTKSE from the exons ATGGCCGGCGAGAAGAAGGTGTTCGGGTTCGAGGAGGTGGCCGGCCACAACGTCACCAAGGATTGCTGGCTCATCATCGCCgggaag GTATATGATGTTACTTCTTTTATGGATGAGCACCCTGGTGGCGATGAAGTGTTGCTAGCAGTAACTG GCAAAGACGCAACCAATGATTTTGAAGACATTGGCCACAGTGAATCAGCAAGGGAGATGATGGAGAAGTATCTCATTGGGGAGATTGATGCTTCAACCATCCCAGTAAAGCGTACTCATGTCACTCCCCAGCAAGCGCCCGGCAACCCAGACAAGGGCGATGACATGCTCATTAAGATCTTGCAGTTTCTTGTCCCCATCTTGATCTTGGGGCTTGCATTTGCTATCCGGCAGTACACCAAATCTGAGTAG